Part of the Myxococcus xanthus genome is shown below.
GCTGAACGTGCCCACGGGACGTGGGAGAGTCAGCGGTGATGAGTACGGGCTCCATCCTTGGCATCGACTTCGGGACCACCAACACCGCCGCGGCCTTCTTCGACAAGGCCGGCAAGCTTCGTGTCGTTCCGGTGACGGACAAGAGCGTCACGCTGCCCTCCGTCGTCTGGTTCCACGCGGCGGACAAGGCCATCGTTGGCCACGCCGCGCGCCGGCAAATCATTGACGACCCTCGCCACACCGTCTTCGGCGCCAAGCGCTTCCTGGGCCGCCGCTTCCAGTCCGAGTACGTCACCCAGCACAAGGACAAGTACGCCTTCGGGCTCGTCGAGGCCGAGGACGGCTACACGGCCGTGACGATGTACGGGAAGCAGACGTCGCTGACGGACGTGGCGCACCTCATCATCAAGCAGATTCACACGTTGGCGAACCACGCCGCCGGCACGCCCTTCCGCGAGTGCGTGCTCACCGTGCCCGCGCACGCCAGCAGTCGCCAGCGCGCGGCGGTGCGCCATGCCGCGGAGCAGGCCGGCCTCCAGGTGCGCGCCATCATCAACGAGCCCACCGCCGCCGCGCTCTACTACGCCAACCTGCGCAACCCCGAGCAGACGGTGATGGTGTTCGACCTGGGCGGCGGCACCTTCGACGCCACCCTGCTCGCGGTGCAGAACAAGGTGGTGAAGGTGCTGGCCACCGGCGGTGATGCCTTCCTGGGCGGCGCCAACTTCGACGAGCGCATCGTGGAGATGCTGGTGAACGACTTCCAGCAGAAGCACGGCATCGACCTGCGCGGGAACAAGGTGGTGATGCAGCGGCTCGTCTTCGCCGCTGAGTCCGCGAAGATGGCGCTGAGCCAGCGCGACGCCACGGTGCTCCGCGTGCCGTGCATCGCCCAGAAGGACGGCGGCTTCATCGACTTCGACTACACGCTCACCCGCAAGCGCCTGGAGGAGATGGCCTTCCAGCTCATCGAGCGCACCGCATCCGCCTGCGACGACGTGCTAGAGCGCGCGAAGCTGAAGGCAGACCAGATTGACGAGCTGGTCCTCGTCGGCGGCCAGACGCGCATGCCCGCCATCCGCCAGCGCTTCTCCCACTTCAAGCGCATGTCCTCCGACAAGGAGGTCAACCCGGAGCTCGGCGTCGCGGTGGGCGCGGCCATCCTCGGCCGGAACCTGGCGCGCGGCATCACCGGCCTGGCGGACGTGGTGCCCATGCCCATCAGCATCATGGTCCCCGGCGGCGCGCAGCACGAGGTCATCCCCGCCAACACCCCCGTGCCCGCGACGAAGTCCGTGACGATGGAGCTGCCGATGATTCCCGGGCCGCTCTCCATCGCCCTCTTCGAGGCGCTGGACACCACCACCGTGGACCGCGAGCTGCTGGGCACCGTCCGCGTCGAGTTGGACTGGCGCACCACCTACAAGGGCCCCACCACGCTGGAGCTCCGCATGGGTCAGGACTTCGTCCTCAGCGCCGCGCTCGTCTCCCCTCAGGGCGCCCGGCATCCGCTGGCCATCAGCGACATGCGCGCACCCAAGCGCTCCGCGTAACGCAGCGTGACGCACGTCGCCGTGCGAAGATGCTCGGGCAACCTGGGAGGTACACAGCATGGTGGGTAAGTCCGCGGTGGGTTTGACGTTGATCCGCGTGGTGTTCGGTCTCTCGTTGGCGCTGGGGCACGGCCTGCCCAAGCTCACCGGCGACATGAGCAAGTTCGCGGCGGGCGTGGCGCAGCTCGGATTCCCGTTTCCGACGTTCTTCGCCTGGTGCGCCACGTTGGCTGAGTTCCTGGGCGGGCTGCTGGTGGCCGTGGGCCTCTTCACGCGTCCGGCGGCGGCAATGGCGGGCTTCACCATGGCAGTGGCCCTCTACCGGCACCGCGCGGACCCCTTCGGCCGCATGGAAATGGCGCTGCTCTACCTCGCCGTCATGGCCGGAATCGCGCTCATCGGCGCGGGGCCGTGGAGCCTCGACGCGAAGGTCCGCCGTCGCGCCTGAGTCACGCGAATCAGGCGGCCACGCGTTCCACACACTCCGGGGTGTCGTTGGCAGGGGAGTTCACCACGCGCGACACCTCGTAGACGTCCAGCGCCTCCTCGGCGCAGGGCACCAGCAGCGGGAGCAGCACCGAGGACTCCTGCGGCTCCGGACGCAGCCACACCTCCTGGGCCTCCGGCTCGAGGATGACGGGCATCCGGTCATGGATGGGCGCCATCAGCGCGTTGGGCCCGATGGTGATGAGGGTGCAGGTGTTGAGCACCTCGCCCGTGTCGGGCGCGGTCCACTCTTCCCACAGCCCCGCGAGCGTCAGGAGCTGCCCGTCCTTGCGGTGGAAGTAGTACGGCGTCTTCGGCTTCGTGGACTGCTTCCACTCGTACCAGCCATCCACCACGACGAGGCAACGGCGCCGCTTGAGCGCGGAGCGGAAGCTGGGCTTC
Proteins encoded:
- a CDS encoding Hsp70 family protein; translated protein: MSTGSILGIDFGTTNTAAAFFDKAGKLRVVPVTDKSVTLPSVVWFHAADKAIVGHAARRQIIDDPRHTVFGAKRFLGRRFQSEYVTQHKDKYAFGLVEAEDGYTAVTMYGKQTSLTDVAHLIIKQIHTLANHAAGTPFRECVLTVPAHASSRQRAAVRHAAEQAGLQVRAIINEPTAAALYYANLRNPEQTVMVFDLGGGTFDATLLAVQNKVVKVLATGGDAFLGGANFDERIVEMLVNDFQQKHGIDLRGNKVVMQRLVFAAESAKMALSQRDATVLRVPCIAQKDGGFIDFDYTLTRKRLEEMAFQLIERTASACDDVLERAKLKADQIDELVLVGGQTRMPAIRQRFSHFKRMSSDKEVNPELGVAVGAAILGRNLARGITGLADVVPMPISIMVPGGAQHEVIPANTPVPATKSVTMELPMIPGPLSIALFEALDTTTVDRELLGTVRVELDWRTTYKGPTTLELRMGQDFVLSAALVSPQGARHPLAISDMRAPKRSA
- a CDS encoding DoxX family protein; translation: MVGKSAVGLTLIRVVFGLSLALGHGLPKLTGDMSKFAAGVAQLGFPFPTFFAWCATLAEFLGGLLVAVGLFTRPAAAMAGFTMAVALYRHRADPFGRMEMALLYLAVMAGIALIGAGPWSLDAKVRRRA
- a CDS encoding SOS response-associated peptidase; the encoded protein is MCGRVTVRTSPEQIVTGLGLAGIRTAVERPRFNLCPTQLMPVVTNDGARMLDAFRWGLVPSWAKDPAIGNKLINARGETVAEKPSFRSALKRRRCLVVVDGWYEWKQSTKPKTPYYFHRKDGQLLTLAGLWEEWTAPDTGEVLNTCTLITIGPNALMAPIHDRMPVILEPEAQEVWLRPEPQESSVLLPLLVPCAEEALDVYEVSRVVNSPANDTPECVERVAA